A genomic stretch from Deltaproteobacteria bacterium includes:
- a CDS encoding branched-chain amino acid ABC transporter permease gives METTQMEDNKNWFKRGWWLILLIAAGLVAPHVISEFYLLILGEALVMSLFALSFNLLFGYMGQLPFGQAAFYGLGGYGMAILLTKFQVNFWLSFIAGIGIAALIGLLVGLFCVRLRGIYFSILTLAFGQLIFVVIYKWHDFTGGDDGIQGVFPPEFFKDPIAYYYFILIVFCLSAFILWRIIHSPFGYTLQAMRENSERTEFLGIPIARYQLIAFVISAAFAGLAGALWAPFYRSVAPSTLMWVKSGEPVMATILGGAGLFFGPVLGTFLITFIHAYLLGFTHFWPIIMGTLILIVIFLLPGGILGFIKEKLENRQNRNQQTQG, from the coding sequence ATGGAAACAACACAGATGGAAGACAATAAGAACTGGTTTAAGCGGGGCTGGTGGCTGATCCTTCTCATAGCAGCCGGCTTGGTTGCACCCCATGTGATCAGCGAATTTTATCTGCTGATCCTGGGAGAGGCCCTGGTTATGAGTCTCTTTGCCCTGAGCTTTAATCTCCTCTTCGGCTATATGGGACAGCTCCCTTTCGGCCAGGCCGCTTTTTACGGCCTGGGGGGCTATGGAATGGCCATACTCTTGACCAAATTCCAGGTCAATTTCTGGTTGAGTTTTATAGCCGGCATCGGGATCGCGGCCTTGATCGGCCTGCTGGTCGGCCTTTTCTGCGTCCGGCTCCGGGGGATCTATTTTTCCATCCTGACCCTGGCCTTCGGGCAATTGATCTTTGTGGTCATCTATAAATGGCATGATTTTACCGGCGGGGATGACGGGATTCAAGGGGTCTTTCCCCCGGAATTTTTTAAAGACCCGATAGCCTATTATTATTTTATTCTGATCGTTTTTTGCCTTTCTGCCTTTATCCTGTGGCGGATCATCCATTCCCCTTTCGGATACACCCTGCAGGCCATGCGCGAAAATTCCGAACGGACCGAGTTCCTGGGAATCCCCATTGCCCGTTATCAGTTGATCGCCTTTGTCATCTCCGCGGCTTTTGCCGGCCTGGCCGGTGCCTTGTGGGCGCCCTTTTATCGGTCGGTGGCCCCTTCGACTCTGATGTGGGTCAAATCCGGAGAACCGGTCATGGCCACCATCCTCGGCGGGGCCGGTCTTTTCTTCGGACCCGTCCTGGGGACCTTCCTGATCACCTTTATCCATGCCTATCTCCTGGGATTCACCCACTTCTGGCCTATTATCATGGGGACCTTGATTTTGATCGTCATCTTTCTCCTGCCAGGAGGGATTCTCGGATTTATCAAGGAAAAACTGGAAAATCGTCAAAATAGAAACCAGCAAACGCAAGGGTGA